In one Massilia endophytica genomic region, the following are encoded:
- the recC gene encoding exodeoxyribonuclease V subunit gamma, whose protein sequence is MASSIAPGLIILHGNQLEQLRAAVFQWLAAHPLGPLETERILVQSNGVAEWLKIALAEESGVCAATRVALPARFLWEAYRGMLGRERVPSVSAFDKGPLTWRLMRLLPALLAQPVFSPLRHFLADGDPERRLQLAERLADLFDQYQVYRADWLEDWSAGRDVLRSARGGTLPLPEDQRWQAALWRSVMESVPEQERGLGRASVHSEFVRKAEQGAQPLEPLPRRVVLFGVSALPYQTLQALASLAGYTQVILAVPNPCRYYWGDIIDGRDLLRAAHRRQKLRKGVDLGQIPLEALHAHTHPLLASWGRQGRDYIRMLDEFDEAAAAQGEEGQLRIDLFSEDDGDTLLSQLQAAVRELLPLSEHHWPVPPAQDRSIEFHIAHSVQREVEVLHDQLLSMFAADASLRPRDVVVMVPDIDVFTAAIHAVFGQHRRSDPRYIPFEIGDVNDRSMNPLLVALEWLLRLPQQRCRQSEVRDLLDVPALARRFGLDEEDLPTLGRWIEGAGVRWGLDREHREGLGLGPAGEQNAWIFGVRRMLLGYASGSEAAFGDIEPYPEVGGLDAALAGSLAQLVEQLLAWRERLEQPRTPADWGEQARTLLAAFFDGGDQDDKLTLKQLDDTLNKWLETCEGAGFDEAVPLAVLREAWLGALDEPSLEHQFVSGGVTFCTLMPMRAVPFRAVCLLGMNDGDFPRRASKADFDLLALPGMARPGDRSRRDDDRYLMLEAMLAARDKLYISWCGRNVRDNSEQPPSVLVSQLCDYLKAGWRLDLAERSTEHALQPFSRRYFERGGLLTYAGEWRAAHTADQDGMQEQELPPYETDPGFRLRLGALSAFIRQPVRYFFRQRLGVMFGDAALVGEDEEPFALNALERYVLEDAMLEDEGEPEEDGVRAGLAARAERLKREGVLPIGLIGERMQHELVDTLLPVRQRWLELRRQYQQAAPKLAISLPLAGLVLEDWIDQLSSNGSETVWLLQMSSKALDKSGAPRGDKLIPMWLRQLAAAAQGMPVGGVLVARDAVIRMPALDRAESLATLESLAALWRANMDRPLPTACKTGLAFVRQGDPRAVYDGGFEVDGEVADQCLARLWPEYAALAAEEGFTARTLELYGPLAEWLDTSLVIEAIEGAEEDE, encoded by the coding sequence ATGGCAAGTTCCATCGCACCCGGTCTGATCATCCTGCACGGCAACCAGCTGGAACAGCTGCGCGCAGCCGTGTTCCAGTGGCTGGCGGCGCATCCCCTCGGTCCGCTGGAGACCGAACGTATCCTGGTGCAGTCCAACGGTGTGGCCGAATGGCTGAAGATCGCGCTGGCGGAGGAAAGCGGCGTGTGCGCCGCCACGCGCGTGGCCCTGCCTGCGCGCTTCCTGTGGGAGGCCTACCGCGGCATGCTGGGGCGCGAGCGCGTGCCCTCCGTGTCCGCCTTCGACAAGGGCCCATTGACCTGGCGCCTGATGCGCCTCCTGCCTGCGCTGCTGGCGCAGCCGGTTTTTTCCCCATTGCGGCACTTCCTGGCCGACGGCGACCCGGAACGGCGGCTGCAGCTTGCCGAACGCCTGGCCGACCTGTTCGACCAGTACCAGGTCTACCGTGCCGACTGGCTGGAGGACTGGTCGGCGGGCCGCGATGTGCTGCGCAGCGCGCGCGGCGGGACGCTGCCGCTGCCGGAGGACCAGCGCTGGCAAGCCGCCTTGTGGCGCAGTGTGATGGAGAGCGTGCCGGAACAGGAGCGCGGCCTGGGGCGGGCCAGCGTGCACAGTGAATTCGTGCGCAAGGCGGAGCAGGGCGCGCAGCCGCTCGAACCCCTGCCGCGCCGCGTGGTGCTTTTTGGCGTATCCGCGCTGCCTTACCAGACCTTGCAGGCGCTCGCCTCGCTGGCGGGCTATACGCAGGTGATTCTGGCCGTGCCCAATCCCTGCCGCTACTATTGGGGCGACATCATCGACGGCCGCGACCTGCTGCGCGCCGCGCACCGCCGCCAGAAGCTGCGCAAGGGCGTGGACCTGGGCCAGATTCCGCTGGAGGCGCTGCACGCGCACACGCATCCGCTGCTGGCGAGCTGGGGGCGCCAGGGCCGCGATTACATCCGCATGCTGGACGAATTCGACGAAGCTGCCGCCGCGCAGGGCGAGGAAGGCCAGCTGCGCATCGACCTGTTCAGCGAGGATGACGGCGATACGCTGCTTTCGCAGCTGCAGGCCGCCGTGCGCGAACTGCTTCCGCTCAGCGAGCACCATTGGCCTGTGCCGCCTGCGCAGGACCGGTCCATCGAATTCCACATCGCCCACAGTGTGCAGCGGGAAGTGGAGGTCCTGCACGACCAGCTGCTGTCCATGTTTGCTGCCGACGCCTCGCTGCGCCCGCGCGACGTGGTGGTGATGGTGCCGGATATCGACGTCTTCACAGCGGCCATCCACGCCGTCTTCGGCCAGCATCGCCGCAGCGACCCGCGCTACATTCCCTTCGAGATCGGCGATGTGAACGACCGCAGCATGAATCCGCTGCTGGTCGCCCTGGAGTGGCTGCTGCGGCTGCCGCAGCAGCGCTGCCGCCAGAGCGAAGTGCGCGACCTGCTGGACGTGCCTGCGCTGGCCCGCCGTTTCGGGCTGGACGAAGAAGACCTGCCCACGCTTGGCCGCTGGATCGAAGGCGCTGGCGTGCGCTGGGGCCTGGACCGGGAGCACCGCGAGGGCCTGGGTCTCGGTCCGGCGGGCGAGCAGAATGCCTGGATCTTCGGCGTGCGCCGCATGCTGCTCGGCTATGCGAGCGGCAGCGAAGCGGCCTTCGGCGATATCGAGCCCTACCCTGAAGTGGGAGGCCTGGATGCGGCGCTGGCCGGATCGCTGGCGCAGCTGGTGGAGCAGCTGCTGGCCTGGCGCGAACGCCTGGAGCAGCCGCGCACGCCCGCCGACTGGGGCGAACAGGCGCGCACGCTGCTGGCCGCTTTCTTCGATGGCGGCGACCAGGACGACAAGCTCACCCTCAAGCAGCTGGACGACACCCTGAACAAATGGCTGGAAACCTGCGAAGGCGCGGGTTTCGACGAGGCGGTGCCGCTCGCCGTGCTGCGCGAAGCCTGGCTGGGCGCCCTGGACGAGCCTTCGCTGGAACACCAGTTCGTGTCCGGCGGTGTGACCTTCTGCACCCTGATGCCGATGCGCGCCGTGCCTTTCCGCGCCGTCTGCCTCCTGGGCATGAACGACGGCGACTTCCCGCGCCGCGCCAGCAAGGCCGATTTCGACCTGCTGGCGCTGCCCGGCATGGCGCGTCCCGGCGACCGCTCGCGGCGCGACGACGACCGCTACCTGATGCTGGAGGCCATGCTGGCCGCGCGCGACAAGCTGTATATCAGCTGGTGCGGACGCAATGTGCGCGACAACAGCGAACAGCCTCCCTCCGTGCTGGTGTCCCAGCTGTGCGACTACCTGAAGGCGGGCTGGCGGCTCGACCTGGCCGAACGCAGCACGGAGCATGCCCTGCAGCCCTTCAGCCGCCGCTACTTCGAACGCGGCGGCCTGCTGACCTATGCTGGCGAATGGCGGGCGGCGCACACGGCGGACCAGGACGGGATGCAGGAGCAGGAGCTGCCGCCATATGAGACGGATCCCGGTTTCCGGCTGCGGCTTGGCGCGCTGTCCGCCTTTATCCGCCAGCCCGTGCGCTATTTCTTCCGCCAGCGCCTGGGCGTAATGTTCGGCGACGCCGCGCTGGTAGGCGAGGACGAAGAGCCCTTTGCGCTGAACGCCCTCGAACGCTACGTGCTGGAAGACGCCATGCTGGAGGACGAAGGAGAACCCGAAGAGGACGGCGTGAGGGCAGGGCTGGCAGCGCGCGCCGAACGGCTGAAGCGCGAGGGTGTGCTGCCCATCGGCCTGATCGGGGAGCGCATGCAGCACGAGCTGGTGGATACCCTGCTGCCCGTGCGCCAGCGCTGGCTGGAGCTGCGCCGCCAGTATCAGCAGGCGGCGCCCAAGCTGGCGATCAGCCTGCCGCTGGCAGGACTGGTACTCGAAGACTGGATCGACCAGCTGAGCAGCAACGGCAGCGAAACCGTGTGGCTTCTGCAGATGTCGTCCAAGGCGCTGGACAAATCGGGTGCGCCGCGCGGCGACAAGCTCATTCCCATGTGGCTGCGCCAGCTCGCGGCGGCGGCCCAGGGAATGCCGGTGGGCGGCGTCCTCGTGGCACGCGATGCCGTGATCCGCATGCCCGCACTGGACCGGGCGGAATCGCTGGCCACGCTCGAATCGCTGGCAGCGCTGTGGCGCGCGAACATGGACCGGCCCCTGCCCACGGCCTGCAAGACCGGTCTCGCCTTCGTGCGCCAGGGCGATCCGCGCGCCGTCTACGATGGCGGCTTCGAAGTGGACGGCGAGGTGGCGGACCAGTGCCTGGCGCGCCTGTGGCCGGAGTATGCGGCGCTGGCGGCCGAGGAAGGCTTCACCGCACGCACCCTGGAGCTGTATGGGCCGCTGGCCGAATGGCTCGACACCTCCCTCGTGATCGAAGCGATCGAGGGCGCGGAGGAGGACGAGTGA
- a CDS encoding prolyl oligopeptidase family serine peptidase yields the protein MRSYRKLAGGMVLGLALGQATAQQKTDPYEWLEDVGGEQQLAWVRQQNEVALKELEGRPQYPAIHDRLKTILNSRERIPYVQQHGRHVYNFWRDASHVRGIWRRTTLDQFRQPQPEWETVLDLDQLAADEKENWVWHGVSCLYPKGERCLVSLSRGGGDAVVVREFDTASRSFVKDGFTLSEAKSDTGWIDQDTLFVSTDFGPGSMTTSGYPRIVKEWKRGRPLAEAATLYEAQTADLGVGAYKDFTPGLEFQFVVRQIGFYSSELFLREGSKLSKVPKPDDANAYTVRDQLVIELRSDWTVDGQTYPQGALLATDFRRFMQGERRFELLFTPTPTTSLDGVAATRSALLLNVLDNVKNRLVELKRSDSGWQRRDVDAPAFGTLEVSALDPIASDQYFLTVTDFLTPTTLYLAQAGDDKRVALKSLPSFYDAKPYTVKQFQATSKDGTKVPYFVIMNKKARLNGKNPTVLYGYGGFEVSMKPSYSAVAGSAWLSQGGVYVLANIRGGGEFGPRWHQAALKQNRQKAFDDFIAVAQDLIKRKVTSPRHLGIMGGSNGGLLVGAVMTQRPDLFNAVVCQVPLLDMRRYSKLLAGASWMGEYGDPDDPEQWKFIGKYSPYQNVFRDKHYPRVLFTTSTRDDRVHPGHARKMVAKMKEQGHDVLYWENTEGGHAGAANNDQQAHMWALTYSFLLNQLK from the coding sequence ATGCGATCGTACCGGAAACTGGCTGGCGGCATGGTGCTGGGACTGGCCCTCGGGCAGGCCACAGCGCAACAGAAGACCGATCCCTATGAATGGCTCGAAGACGTGGGCGGGGAACAGCAGCTGGCCTGGGTACGGCAGCAGAACGAGGTGGCGCTGAAGGAACTGGAAGGACGGCCGCAATACCCGGCCATCCACGACCGCCTCAAGACCATCCTCAACTCCAGGGAGCGCATTCCCTACGTGCAGCAGCACGGCAGGCACGTCTACAACTTCTGGCGCGATGCAAGCCATGTGCGCGGCATCTGGCGGCGCACCACGCTCGACCAGTTCCGCCAGCCGCAGCCGGAATGGGAGACCGTACTCGACCTGGACCAGCTGGCCGCCGACGAGAAGGAGAACTGGGTGTGGCACGGCGTATCCTGCCTTTACCCGAAAGGCGAGCGCTGCCTGGTGTCGCTCTCGCGTGGCGGCGGCGACGCGGTAGTGGTGCGCGAGTTCGACACGGCCAGCCGCAGCTTCGTCAAGGACGGCTTCACCCTTTCCGAAGCCAAGAGCGATACGGGCTGGATCGACCAGGACACCCTCTTCGTCTCCACCGACTTCGGCCCCGGCTCCATGACCACGTCCGGCTATCCGCGCATCGTGAAGGAATGGAAGCGCGGCCGCCCGCTGGCTGAAGCCGCCACCTTGTACGAGGCGCAGACCGCGGACCTGGGCGTGGGCGCCTACAAGGACTTCACCCCCGGCCTCGAATTCCAGTTCGTGGTGCGCCAGATCGGCTTCTACAGCAGTGAACTCTTCCTGCGCGAAGGCAGCAAGCTGAGCAAGGTGCCCAAGCCGGACGACGCCAACGCCTACACGGTGCGCGACCAGCTCGTGATCGAGCTCCGTTCGGACTGGACGGTCGACGGCCAGACCTATCCGCAAGGCGCCCTGCTGGCCACCGACTTCCGCCGCTTCATGCAGGGCGAGCGCCGCTTCGAGCTGCTGTTTACGCCCACGCCCACCACTTCCCTGGACGGCGTGGCCGCCACCCGCTCCGCCCTGCTGCTCAATGTGCTCGACAACGTGAAGAACCGCCTCGTCGAGTTGAAACGCAGCGATAGCGGCTGGCAGCGCCGCGACGTGGACGCGCCCGCCTTCGGCACCCTGGAGGTGAGCGCGCTGGACCCCATCGCCTCCGACCAGTACTTCCTGACGGTGACCGATTTCCTCACTCCCACCACCCTCTACCTGGCCCAGGCGGGGGACGACAAGCGGGTGGCCCTGAAATCCCTGCCCAGCTTCTACGACGCGAAGCCGTACACGGTGAAGCAGTTCCAGGCTACCTCGAAGGACGGCACGAAAGTGCCCTACTTCGTCATCATGAACAAAAAGGCCAGGCTGAACGGCAAGAATCCCACCGTGCTCTACGGCTACGGCGGCTTCGAGGTGTCGATGAAGCCCAGCTACAGCGCGGTGGCGGGCTCGGCCTGGCTGAGCCAGGGCGGCGTGTATGTGCTGGCCAATATCCGCGGCGGCGGCGAATTCGGCCCGCGCTGGCACCAGGCGGCCCTGAAGCAGAACCGCCAGAAGGCCTTCGACGACTTCATCGCCGTGGCCCAGGACCTCATCAAGCGCAAGGTGACCAGCCCGCGCCACCTGGGCATCATGGGCGGCAGCAACGGCGGCCTGCTGGTGGGCGCCGTCATGACGCAGCGGCCCGACCTGTTCAATGCCGTGGTCTGCCAGGTGCCCCTGCTGGACATGCGGCGCTACAGCAAGCTGCTGGCGGGCGCCTCCTGGATGGGCGAATACGGCGATCCGGACGATCCCGAACAGTGGAAGTTCATCGGCAAGTACTCGCCCTACCAGAACGTGTTCCGCGACAAGCACTATCCCCGCGTGCTCTTCACGACTTCCACGCGCGACGACCGCGTCCATCCCGGCCATGCCCGCAAGATGGTGGCGAAGATGAAGGAACAGGGCCACGACGTGCTGTACTGGGAAAACACGGAAGGCGGCCACGCGGGCGCCGCCAACAACGACCAGCAGGCCCATATGTGGGCCCTGACCTACAGCTTCCTCTTGAATCAGCTGAAATAA
- a CDS encoding CHASE domain-containing protein — MRATRTAQRGLAGSRLLLWVLGLSLASAVGVTLFVVVHNSVHDEAQARFENLTRATQYSISSRVKSYSDVVRGLVALFQTNENLTRGQFGRYVRALDLPQYFPAIQAVNYAPDVSDAERDAFVAAVRADGYPEFDIRPPGRRPHYAPLTWLEPMETLKEKFGVDIIANPAIEKALSLARDTGRMSASGQPVVVKGPVPHIGLGMRLPVYRPGMPAGNVAERRAAFLGSVGIGFSVARLVQEAIHQMANQQLRLVLYAAAGNSPEQRTLAITPDDRLLYNDNGSIDAPPALADPDQYFIAVLPIDFNGSLWKAQFMVRKADMISGFDQWLPFVSMVTGFVGSLLLFGYVYTVTSQRRSAQEQRRLLDSVLNNVDARVYLKGEDRRYIYVNARMAEAMGKPPEEIIGRLDRELMPVAEADAAWAEESRVLAEGLKLAGDVQSPDVDGKLRHWWTVKAPVELSAEAMAVLALSTDVSELNRLKEEAQAASRAKSDFLSNMSHEIRTPMNSIIGMAHLALKSVADPKQRDYLQKIYHSSQHLLGIINDILDFSKIEAGKLDLEVLDFELGALLSNITGQLGEQAARRGLELVFEIWPGLENQLRGDPLRLEQVLLNFTSNAIKFSEKGKVFIRARALEDRGNSVLVRFEVQDQGIGMTAQQVAGLFQSFHQADASTTRRYGGTGLGLVISKQLAELMGGEVGVESTPGVGSTFWFTARLQKCPAIFTPATGAPLAPDMRASIEGASILLVEDNVFSQQVGQELLEDAGATVVVANNGKEAIDLLLKEHFDCVLMDIQMPVMDGYETTRLIRSDPRLSGTLVIAMTANAGREDQARCLAAGMDEFVTKPIEPRLLFSVLARWMSQRAAEGGTAHAAAVRAEVPPAPVADAPLFDMAALAQTFGSKPEKMRKYALMFLDSARDGLGEVDEALRRGDNVRLSELGHRIKSAARAVGAMSFAALCLELEQLPADGDPGQAQEIVARMHSLLERLKQQIPAEMSEQLP; from the coding sequence ATGCGAGCGACACGCACCGCACAGCGAGGATTGGCCGGCAGCAGGCTGCTGCTGTGGGTGCTCGGGCTGAGCCTGGCGTCCGCGGTGGGCGTAACGCTCTTCGTGGTCGTGCACAACTCGGTGCATGACGAGGCGCAGGCGCGTTTCGAGAACCTGACGCGGGCCACGCAATACAGTATTTCTTCGCGCGTGAAGTCCTATTCCGACGTGGTGCGCGGCCTGGTCGCCCTGTTCCAGACGAACGAGAACCTGACCCGCGGGCAGTTCGGGCGCTATGTGAGAGCCCTGGACCTGCCGCAGTACTTCCCGGCCATCCAGGCCGTGAACTATGCGCCGGACGTAAGCGATGCGGAGCGCGACGCCTTCGTGGCCGCCGTGCGCGCCGACGGCTACCCGGAATTCGATATCCGTCCGCCCGGACGGCGGCCGCACTACGCGCCGCTGACCTGGCTGGAACCCATGGAAACGCTGAAGGAGAAGTTCGGCGTCGATATCATCGCCAACCCTGCGATCGAGAAGGCGCTCAGCCTGGCGCGTGACACGGGCCGCATGAGCGCTTCCGGGCAGCCGGTGGTGGTCAAGGGACCCGTGCCGCATATCGGCCTGGGCATGCGCCTGCCCGTGTACCGCCCAGGCATGCCGGCCGGGAATGTGGCGGAGCGCCGCGCCGCCTTCCTCGGATCGGTGGGCATCGGTTTTTCCGTGGCGCGCCTGGTGCAGGAGGCCATTCACCAGATGGCCAACCAGCAGCTGCGCCTTGTGCTGTACGCCGCGGCCGGTAACAGCCCGGAGCAGCGCACCCTGGCCATCACCCCGGACGACCGCCTGCTGTACAACGATAACGGCTCCATCGACGCGCCGCCCGCGCTGGCCGACCCGGACCAGTACTTCATCGCTGTGCTGCCGATCGACTTCAACGGCTCGCTGTGGAAGGCGCAGTTCATGGTGCGCAAGGCGGACATGATCAGCGGTTTCGACCAGTGGCTGCCTTTCGTGTCGATGGTCACCGGCTTCGTGGGCAGCCTGCTGCTCTTCGGCTACGTATATACCGTGACCTCGCAGCGGCGCAGCGCCCAGGAGCAGCGCCGCTTGCTGGACAGCGTGCTCAATAACGTGGATGCGCGCGTCTACCTGAAGGGCGAGGACCGCCGCTATATCTACGTGAATGCGCGCATGGCCGAGGCCATGGGCAAGCCGCCGGAGGAGATCATCGGCCGCCTGGACCGCGAGCTCATGCCCGTCGCCGAGGCGGATGCGGCGTGGGCCGAGGAAAGCCGCGTCCTTGCGGAAGGCCTCAAGCTGGCCGGTGATGTGCAGTCGCCCGACGTGGACGGCAAGCTGCGGCACTGGTGGACCGTGAAGGCGCCGGTGGAGCTGAGCGCCGAGGCGATGGCCGTGCTGGCGCTGTCTACGGATGTGTCGGAACTGAACCGGCTGAAGGAGGAGGCGCAGGCCGCGAGCCGCGCCAAGAGCGATTTCCTGTCCAATATGAGCCACGAGATCCGCACGCCGATGAACAGCATTATCGGCATGGCGCACCTGGCGCTCAAGTCCGTCGCCGATCCGAAGCAGCGCGACTATCTGCAGAAGATCTACCATTCGAGCCAGCACCTGCTGGGCATCATCAACGACATCCTCGACTTCTCGAAGATCGAGGCAGGCAAGCTCGATCTGGAAGTGCTGGACTTCGAGCTGGGCGCACTGCTTTCCAATATCACTGGCCAGCTGGGCGAGCAAGCGGCGCGGCGCGGCCTCGAGCTTGTGTTCGAGATCTGGCCGGGCCTGGAGAACCAGCTGCGCGGCGACCCACTGCGCCTGGAGCAGGTACTCCTGAACTTCACCAGCAACGCCATCAAGTTCTCGGAAAAGGGCAAGGTCTTCATTCGCGCGCGGGCGTTGGAGGACCGGGGCAACAGTGTGCTGGTGCGCTTCGAGGTGCAGGACCAGGGCATCGGCATGACGGCGCAGCAGGTGGCGGGCCTGTTCCAGTCATTCCACCAGGCCGACGCCTCTACCACGCGGCGCTACGGCGGCACGGGGCTGGGCCTTGTCATCAGCAAGCAGCTGGCGGAGCTGATGGGCGGCGAGGTGGGCGTGGAGAGCACGCCCGGCGTGGGGAGCACCTTCTGGTTCACGGCGCGCCTGCAGAAATGTCCCGCGATCTTCACGCCTGCCACGGGCGCGCCGCTGGCGCCGGACATGCGCGCCTCCATCGAAGGCGCCTCGATCCTGCTGGTGGAGGACAATGTCTTCAGCCAGCAGGTGGGCCAGGAGCTGCTGGAGGATGCCGGCGCCACGGTGGTTGTGGCTAACAATGGCAAGGAGGCCATCGACCTGCTGCTCAAGGAGCACTTCGACTGCGTGCTGATGGATATTCAGATGCCGGTGATGGACGGCTACGAGACCACGCGCCTGATCCGCTCCGATCCACGCCTCTCGGGCACTTTAGTGATCGCCATGACGGCCAATGCGGGCCGCGAGGACCAGGCGCGCTGCCTGGCTGCCGGCATGGACGAATTCGTGACCAAGCCGATCGAACCCAGGCTGCTGTTCTCCGTGCTGGCGCGCTGGATGAGCCAGCGCGCGGCGGAAGGAGGAACGGCGCATGCGGCCGCGGTACGCGCGGAAGTGCCTCCTGCGCCCGTGGCGGACGCGCCCCTGTTCGACATGGCGGCCCTGGCCCAGACCTTCGGCAGCAAGCCCGAAAAGATGCGCAAGTACGCGCTGATGTTCCTCGATTCCGCGCGCGACGGCCTGGGGGAGGTGGATGAGGCGCTGCGGCGCGGCGACAATGTGCGCCTGTCCGAACTGGGACACCGCATCAAATCCGCCGCGCGGGCGGTGGGCGCCATGAGTTTCGCGGCCCTTTGCCTGGAGCTGGAGCAGCTGCCCGCGGACGGCGACCCGGGACAGGCGCAGGAGATCGTCGCGCGCATGCACTCGCTGCTGGAGCGCCTGAAGCAGCAGATTCCCGCTGAAATGTCGGAGCAACTTCCATGA
- a CDS encoding CehA/McbA family metallohydrolase, translating into MILAFPLCLPALGAPGGDHDELEAWIEAPFRLTQDEAFVLHFRHPGRRSVNWQLQLLAGNGAVLQHWRGEAMLRGGEAELRLGQRIAAAPGLYSLRLSARTAGSRGEPIVQQRQVALGALPAPRLAPSQAAVPEFDIVLGNLHSQTGHSDGGGPLGECRGAQEPQSAAAGPAEAYAYAQAHGLQFLLASEHNHMYDGSEGSDPAADPAKAHALYRKGLGEAAAYSAAHPGFAALYGMEWGVISNGGHLNILNSPELLAWERSADGELMGDTFVAKGDYAALYRLMREKGWIGQFNHPAQNQFRVHGQPLGFNADGDASMALCEVMNSAAFSSRDGEDEKRHSFYEPACQRLLEAGYHLAFSSDQDNHCANWGASYGNRTGVLLPRGTPLSTASLLEAVRARRVFATMDKTSSLVLRANGRMMGERFENSGPLRLQVAYAPGPGRSAAALAIVHGVPGRRGEPDTQALEGDSLDLTPPPGEHYYYARLTQEDGRILWSAPIWVSQRP; encoded by the coding sequence ATGATCCTGGCTTTCCCGCTCTGTCTGCCTGCATTGGGCGCGCCGGGCGGGGACCACGACGAGCTGGAGGCATGGATCGAAGCGCCTTTCCGGCTCACGCAGGACGAGGCTTTTGTCCTGCATTTCCGCCACCCCGGCCGCCGTTCAGTGAACTGGCAATTACAACTGCTAGCTGGCAATGGTGCAGTTCTGCAACACTGGCGCGGCGAGGCCATGTTGCGCGGAGGCGAGGCGGAGCTGCGGCTTGGGCAGCGCATTGCGGCCGCTCCCGGCCTGTACAGCCTGCGGCTATCGGCGCGCACTGCCGGTTCGCGCGGCGAGCCCATCGTCCAGCAGCGGCAGGTAGCGCTCGGCGCGCTGCCCGCGCCCAGGCTGGCCCCGTCTCAGGCGGCCGTGCCCGAATTCGATATCGTCCTCGGCAACCTGCACAGCCAGACCGGCCACAGCGACGGCGGCGGTCCGCTGGGCGAATGCCGCGGCGCCCAGGAGCCGCAAAGCGCAGCGGCCGGTCCCGCCGAAGCCTATGCCTATGCCCAGGCACATGGGCTGCAATTCCTGCTGGCCTCCGAGCACAATCACATGTACGACGGTTCCGAGGGCAGCGATCCCGCTGCCGATCCGGCGAAGGCCCACGCCCTGTACCGCAAGGGCCTGGGCGAAGCCGCCGCCTATTCCGCCGCGCATCCGGGTTTTGCCGCCCTGTACGGCATGGAATGGGGCGTCATCAGCAATGGCGGCCACCTGAATATCCTGAACAGCCCCGAACTGCTGGCCTGGGAGCGCAGCGCGGACGGCGAGCTGATGGGCGACACCTTCGTCGCCAAGGGCGACTACGCGGCCCTGTACCGGCTGATGCGGGAAAAAGGCTGGATCGGCCAGTTCAACCACCCGGCCCAGAACCAGTTCCGGGTGCATGGCCAGCCCCTGGGCTTCAATGCCGACGGCGACGCCAGCATGGCGCTGTGCGAAGTGATGAACAGCGCCGCCTTCTCCAGCCGCGACGGGGAGGACGAGAAGCGCCACAGCTTCTACGAGCCCGCGTGCCAGCGCCTGCTCGAAGCGGGCTACCATCTTGCCTTCAGCAGCGACCAGGACAACCACTGCGCCAACTGGGGCGCGTCCTACGGCAACCGCACCGGCGTGCTTCTGCCGCGCGGCACACCGCTCAGCACGGCCAGTCTTCTGGAGGCGGTGCGCGCCCGCCGCGTCTTCGCCACCATGGACAAGACCTCCAGCCTCGTGCTGCGCGCAAACGGGCGCATGATGGGCGAGCGCTTCGAGAACAGCGGGCCGCTGCGCCTGCAGGTGGCGTACGCGCCCGGTCCGGGCCGCAGTGCGGCCGCCCTGGCCATCGTGCACGGCGTGCCGGGGCGGCGCGGCGAACCGGATACGCAGGCCCTCGAAGGCGACAGCCTGGACCTCACGCCGCCGCCTGGCGAGCATTACTACTACGCCCGGTTGACACAGGAGGACGGCCGCATCCTCTGGTCCGCCCCCATCTGGGTCAGCCAGCGGCCATAA